A portion of the Halogeometricum sp. S1BR25-6 genome contains these proteins:
- the hmgA gene encoding hydroxymethylglutaryl-CoA reductase (NADPH) → MTDDTRAAEELAERVRDGTLRFHELEEHADADTATAARRLLVEERSGASLDVVGDYGFPADAAAGSNIENMVGAVQVPMGVAGPVAIRGASLDGERHLPLATTEGALLASVNRGCSVLNDAGGANARVLKSGMTRAPVFRVADVVEAEALVEWVRENEGKLREAAEETTSHGELEGVTPYVVGNSVYLRFRYDTKDAMGMNMATIATRAACDVVEEATDASLVALSGNLCSDKKPAAINAVEGRGRSVTADVTIPREVVEERLHTTPEAVAELNTRKNLVGSAKAASLGFNAHVANVVAAMFLATGQDAAQVVEGSNAITTAEVRDEGLYVSVSIASLEVGTVGGGTKLPTQAEGLDVLGVRGGGDPAGSNADALAEAIAVGSLAGELSLLSALASRHLSSAHAELGR, encoded by the coding sequence ATGACCGACGACACTCGCGCGGCCGAGGAACTCGCCGAGCGCGTCCGCGACGGAACGCTCAGATTCCACGAACTCGAAGAGCACGCCGACGCGGACACGGCGACGGCGGCCCGCCGACTCCTCGTCGAGGAGCGGTCCGGCGCGTCCTTGGACGTCGTCGGCGACTACGGTTTCCCCGCCGACGCGGCCGCCGGGTCCAACATCGAGAACATGGTCGGCGCGGTGCAGGTGCCGATGGGCGTCGCCGGCCCCGTCGCGATTCGCGGCGCGAGCCTCGACGGCGAGCGCCACCTCCCCCTCGCCACGACGGAGGGTGCGCTACTGGCGAGCGTCAATCGGGGTTGCTCGGTCCTCAACGACGCCGGCGGAGCGAACGCGCGCGTGCTGAAATCGGGGATGACCCGCGCGCCCGTCTTCCGCGTGGCGGACGTGGTGGAGGCCGAGGCGCTGGTCGAGTGGGTGCGCGAAAACGAGGGGAAACTCCGCGAGGCGGCCGAGGAGACGACGAGTCACGGCGAACTGGAGGGGGTGACGCCGTACGTCGTCGGCAACTCCGTCTACCTGCGCTTCCGCTACGACACGAAGGACGCGATGGGGATGAACATGGCCACCATCGCCACGCGGGCCGCCTGCGACGTGGTCGAGGAAGCGACTGACGCCTCGCTCGTCGCCCTCTCGGGCAACCTCTGCTCGGACAAGAAGCCCGCGGCGATAAACGCCGTCGAGGGGCGCGGGCGTTCGGTCACCGCCGACGTGACGATTCCGCGCGAGGTGGTCGAGGAGCGTCTGCACACGACGCCCGAAGCCGTCGCGGAACTCAACACCAGAAAGAACCTCGTCGGGTCGGCGAAGGCGGCCAGTCTGGGGTTCAACGCCCACGTCGCCAACGTCGTCGCCGCGATGTTCCTCGCCACCGGGCAGGACGCCGCGCAGGTGGTCGAAGGCTCGAACGCTATCACGACGGCCGAAGTGAGGGACGAAGGCCTCTACGTCTCCGTCTCCATCGCCAGCCTCGAAGTCGGCACCGTCGGCGGCGGGACGAAGCTGCCGACGCAGGCCGAAGGCCTCGACGTTCTGGGCGTCCGCGGCGGCGGCGACCCGGCCGGGTCGAACGCCGACGCCCTCGCGGAGGCCATCGCCGTCGGGTCGCTCGCGGGCGAACTCTCCCTGCTATCGGCGCTCGCGTCGCGGCACCTCTCCAGCGCGCACGCCGAACTCGGGCGGTAG